From the Jilunia laotingensis genome, the window TTCGGTGCCAATGCGGTGGGAGGAACCATCAACATCATTACGAAAGATCCCATCAATAACTCTTTTCAGGTATCCAGCATGATTTCAAATATGAATGGTAAGTCCTGGGAGCAATATATGGGGGGCAATGTTTCCCTTGTTGCCAAGGACAATTCGTATGGTATCGCTCTTTATGAGACTTATAGAAACCGAAATCCTTATGATGCCGATGGAGATGGCTTTTCTGAAATAGGCAAACTGAATATGAATACCTTTGGACTCCGCGCCTATTACCGTCCGACTTATGACAGCCGTATTAATATTGAATATCACACAACCAATGAGTTCCGCAGGGGTGGGAATAAGTTTGATTTGCAGCCTCATGAAACGGATATTACGGAGCAAACCCGTCATGTCATCAATAGTGGTGGTATGAGCTATGACCGTTATTGGAAGGAAGCAAAGCACAAGATGTCTCTGTATGGTTCCATACAGCATACCGATCGTAACAGCTATTATGGAGCGCAGAAAAATCCGGATGCTTACGGTAAGACGAAGGATCTTACCTGGGTATTGGGCGGTATGTACGTGGGGCAGATGGATAATTGCCTTTTTGCTCCAGCCACTTTTACCGGAGGGTTTGAATATCAGGACAATTCCCTGCATGATGTGATGACGGGTTATCACCGGGATATGCAGCAAGACGTCCGGATAGCCGGAACTTTTATCCAGAATGAATGGCGTATGAAGCGTCTTACCATGCTTGTCGGACTGCGTATGGACAAGCACAATCTGATAAAGAATCTTATTTTCAGCCCACGTATTAATTTCCTCTATAAACCTATGGATAATCTGCAAGCACGGTTGACTTATTCTACCGGTTTCCGTGCCCCGCAAGCCTATGATGAGGACCTGCATGTAACAGCTGTCGGAGGAGAGGGTATCCAGATAAAGCTGGCGGATCATCTGCGTGAAGAACGTTCTAACAGTTACAGCGGCTCGGTTGACTGGACGGTTCCTTTGGGGCATTGGCAGGCTAATGTGCTGGTCGAAGGGTTTTATACGGATCTGAGACATGTATTTGCACTGACCAATATTGGAAAAGATGGCAACGGGGATGTTATCAAGGAACGCCGGAATGCGCATGGTGCCCGGGTGTATGGAGCAAATGTGGATGCAAAGATTGCTCATGGACGCGAAGTGCAACTTCAACTAGGGTTTACTGCCCAAAGAAGCCGGTATACGCAAGATGTGGCGTGGCGGGATGCTACGGAAGACGGGTTGCCAGAACTTACTACCCGGCGTATGCCTCGTACACCTGATTATTATGGTTACTTTACATTTACATCTGCCCCGACCAAACATTTCGATTTCTCCTTATCGGGTACTTATACCGGTAAGATGATTGTTCCGCACATGGCTGGCTATATCGATGATGACCGCATGGAGCATACTCCGCAATTCTTCGATTTGAATCTGAAACTGAACTATACATTCGTTTTGCATGATCATATCAAGCTGCAACTTAATGGTGGCATTCAAAATATCTTCAACAGTTTCCAGAAAGATCTGGATAAGGGGGAATTTCGTGATTCCGGTTATTTTTATGGACCTACGCAGCCGCGGACTTATTTCATCGGGATTAAGATTATGAATTGATAGTACTTCTGGTATGAACTTCCTTTTTGTTTGAGGTGCCAAACTGCACAAATTACATGATTTTGAAAAAATGCATTGGGTAATTTGTGCAGTTTGAATTTCAAATACATATATTTGCAAAAAATACGAGAATATGGAGAATGACATTATTCCGCAGATAGATATTTCATGCGTACAGGAACTCAAGTTGCGTGAAATTGATTTTATAGATAATGATTTTGCTATCTTCGATGATGCCTCGGAAATACCGATGTATGACAGTTATCCCAATCGTATCAACGCTGCCATATTGGCTGTATGTCTGAAAGGTCATGCTAAAGTGGCTATAAACCTGAAAGAGTATGATTTGGAAACCAGTTCGTTGCTAATGACGCTTCCCGATCAGATTATTCAGAATATAGGTGCCAGTGATGATTATTCCGGTATTTTTATTGCTGTATCTCCCCAGTTTATCGACCGTACTTTTACACAAATGAAGGAATTGCTCTCTTTTATGTTTTATATAAAAGAACATCCTTGTGTGCCCTTGAACGAGTCTGAACTCAATTGCATGATTGAATATCACTCTTTCCTTTGGAAAAAAGTAAAGATGAAAGATAACATTTATCGGAGGGAGATTGCCAAAGGCATACTCTCTGCCATGTTCTATGATATTCATAATTTCTGCCGGAAACACATGCCGATGGAAGGTTATCATCCTAAAACCCGCAAGGAAGAGCTTTTTGAAAAGTTTATGCATGAAGTGTCTTCCAGTTACCGGATGGAACGTTCCGTCACTTTTTATGCTAATAAATTGTGCCTGACTCCGAAACATCTTTCTGGAGTGGTTAAAGAGGTGAGCGGTAAGACGGCAGGTGAGTGGATTGATGATTTTGTTATTTTGGAGGCTCGTGCCTTATTGAAATCTTCCGAGATGAGTGTGCAGGAGATTGCAGAATACCTTCACTTTGCCAATCAGTCGTTTTTCGGAAAATATTTCAAGCATTATGTCGGTATGTCGCCTAAGGAGTATCGAAGGAGTTAGGGGGAATTTCTACAATACCCCCGATCGTACACGGCTCAGCGTTTCAGGTGTCATCAACAGATAAGATGCGATATGTGACAAGGCCGCCCGTTTTACGATTTCCGGATGATGTTCGAGCAACAGGTTATAACGTTCACGTGCTGTTTCAAATCGCCAGGAATCAGCTTTGATCTGTGATACGATTAGTGAATATTCCAGCACTTTGCGATAAAACAGATTGACTTCCGCAGAGGTTTCTACCAATCTTTGTAATTCTGTATAAGGGAAAAGATAAATAACGGATGGTTCCAGTGCTTCTACCATGAGGCGCGTAGGTTCTTGTTTCAGAAAGCTTTCTATACAGATCACGGTGCATCCCTCATAAGAAAAATGTTCTGTCACATCTTTACCGTTTTTGTAATAGAATTGCCGGAGCATCCCTTTGCCGACAAAAATAATATTGTGGGAGACTTGTCCTTCATTCAGGATCAGTTCATTTTTGTTCACCTCTTTGCGTATCAGGACTTCGGCCAATAATTGCCGTCCTTCTTTACTCATCTCCGGATATCTGGAATTTACAACAGCATCTACCGTTCCTTTTAATATCTCCATAGTTTTATCTGATAAGTAGTGATTGAATTGTGTCGCAAAAGTACAAAAATAGTTGACTTAAATCAATTAATCAGGGCAAAAAGATGCATTTTTGCTTTAAATCAATTCATTTTATTTTCATACTCCTTACTTTTGCAGCGTTTTCAATAGGTAACACAAAAATATAATTAGGTATGAAAAAGGTAAAGAGCATGTTTGTCTGGTTCATTGAACGGACTAATAACAATGCCGGAGGAGTTTGGGGACTTTAAAGAACACTCTCCTCTGTGGTTTTAAAATTAGGATTAGATTGAAATTAGCGTTAGGAAAGGAGTTATCTATATAGCTCCTTTTTTTATTTGGGAAAGAAACAAGTGATTGTAATGGCGTTTTGCACAATATTGGTCTATAATTATTTTACCGAATTGATTGCTTGTGCCTTATAAGATGGTACTTTCATTTATGGATTTATTTGTACTTTATTTAATCATTCTGTTTATATCATTATTCTATTGCATTTATTTATTATTTTTGCAAGAAAAAGTATAAAGATGGCACACAGTTACGATCATGAGTCAGTTCAGGAATTACTTTCATGGGCAAGAAATCTGCTCCAGAATAAATCTTTCCCAGAAGTTCCTTATCAGCTAAATATAAGTACTAAAATTATTAATTGCTCTCTATTTCTAGAAACAGTAATAGCTACGATAGAGGAAAATAAGGATAATTCTACTTTTCAACCTACAATAGAGCAACTTTGGGATTTTCGGGATAAGATAGAAGGGAAAGTATAATAAATATAAGAGTATATTATAATCGATAACGACTTAATTACTTAATTCTTGAATAATTATCTTTTATAGTTGTCGATCTATATCCAATACCTTTTTTATACTGACGGTTATTCCTAAATCGTTCTATGATATATTGATTTGCAATATATCAAATAGGTTGTCGTTCACTGGCTAATTGTATATAATTGAATATCGACATTTTTCTATGTGATTTGTATAGGTTTTCTAAATGTTAATCTATTAATATTTAGGTTATTGATGTTTATTCATGTTCCCCTCTTAATTGTATCGCTTGTGGAATTGAAACACATTTTGGATGATGATGGCCTTTTGCGCTTCCAGCTCTTAATTGTATCGCTTGTGGGATTGAAACTGAGGATGTACAGATGGTATAAAAAAACAACTACCATAAAGTAGTTGTTTGACTTTGATGTAGTGGGTACGAGAATCGAACTCGTATTACATGCGTGAGAGGCATGTGTCCTAACCGTTAGACGAACCCACCGGATTTAATTTTTAGATCTAAAAAGAGCTAAGTTATAAATACTTAGCTCTTTTATTGAGAATCTTGCGGAAGCTGGGGGATTCGAACCCCCGGTACAGTTACCCGTACGTCAGTTTAGCAAACTGGTGGTTTCAGCCACTCACCCAAACTTCCTTTGAACCCGCATTCTCTCTCAAATGCGGTGCAAATATAGATGGAAGTTTTGGACTGTGCAAGTCTTTCCATAAGATTTTTTCTAACTATTTATCCTATTTCCCGTTAATTGCCTATGATTCAAATGTTAAACAATAGAACTTTTTTCCTTAATTAATTCCGTCTAGGATAGAGAGGTTTTCTTGTTTCGTCAATAACTACCCGATTTATGATATTTACATTGGAAAAAGGGGGCGGATCTTTATCAAAAATGGTACTGAAAAAGAGAGGAATCACCAGGTTGTAGTTTCCCTTCAAGAACAGGA encodes:
- a CDS encoding TonB-dependent receptor: MNKSIILLILLCISAIAHASNPIKEGNMISGHVIVKGSEENVPYATIQVVSFNGKNVPVGRTTGTVSNEEGQFEFRKLIPGDYTLRVQAMGYKTQEKTVSVSKDFTAVLHFQLEEESFMTDEVVVSANRNEVSRREAPVVVNVMNTKLFETVNSTDLAKSLNYQSGLRVENNCQNCGFPQVRINGLEGPYSQILINSRPVISALSGVYGLEQIPVNMIERVEVVRGGGSALFGANAVGGTINIITKDPINNSFQVSSMISNMNGKSWEQYMGGNVSLVAKDNSYGIALYETYRNRNPYDADGDGFSEIGKLNMNTFGLRAYYRPTYDSRINIEYHTTNEFRRGGNKFDLQPHETDITEQTRHVINSGGMSYDRYWKEAKHKMSLYGSIQHTDRNSYYGAQKNPDAYGKTKDLTWVLGGMYVGQMDNCLFAPATFTGGFEYQDNSLHDVMTGYHRDMQQDVRIAGTFIQNEWRMKRLTMLVGLRMDKHNLIKNLIFSPRINFLYKPMDNLQARLTYSTGFRAPQAYDEDLHVTAVGGEGIQIKLADHLREERSNSYSGSVDWTVPLGHWQANVLVEGFYTDLRHVFALTNIGKDGNGDVIKERRNAHGARVYGANVDAKIAHGREVQLQLGFTAQRSRYTQDVAWRDATEDGLPELTTRRMPRTPDYYGYFTFTSAPTKHFDFSLSGTYTGKMIVPHMAGYIDDDRMEHTPQFFDLNLKLNYTFVLHDHIKLQLNGGIQNIFNSFQKDLDKGEFRDSGYFYGPTQPRTYFIGIKIMN
- a CDS encoding helix-turn-helix domain-containing protein — encoded protein: MENDIIPQIDISCVQELKLREIDFIDNDFAIFDDASEIPMYDSYPNRINAAILAVCLKGHAKVAINLKEYDLETSSLLMTLPDQIIQNIGASDDYSGIFIAVSPQFIDRTFTQMKELLSFMFYIKEHPCVPLNESELNCMIEYHSFLWKKVKMKDNIYRREIAKGILSAMFYDIHNFCRKHMPMEGYHPKTRKEELFEKFMHEVSSSYRMERSVTFYANKLCLTPKHLSGVVKEVSGKTAGEWIDDFVILEARALLKSSEMSVQEIAEYLHFANQSFFGKYFKHYVGMSPKEYRRS
- a CDS encoding DUF6965 family protein, producing the protein MAHSYDHESVQELLSWARNLLQNKSFPEVPYQLNISTKIINCSLFLETVIATIEENKDNSTFQPTIEQLWDFRDKIEGKV
- a CDS encoding Crp/Fnr family transcriptional regulator, whose protein sequence is MEILKGTVDAVVNSRYPEMSKEGRQLLAEVLIRKEVNKNELILNEGQVSHNIIFVGKGMLRQFYYKNGKDVTEHFSYEGCTVICIESFLKQEPTRLMVEALEPSVIYLFPYTELQRLVETSAEVNLFYRKVLEYSLIVSQIKADSWRFETARERYNLLLEHHPEIVKRAALSHIASYLLMTPETLSRVRSGVL